A genomic stretch from Helianthus annuus cultivar XRQ/B chromosome 1, HanXRQr2.0-SUNRISE, whole genome shotgun sequence includes:
- the LOC110867984 gene encoding probable small nuclear ribonucleoprotein G — MSRSGQPPDLKKYMDKQLQIKLNANRTVVGTLRGFDQFMNLVIDNTVEINGDDKHDIGMVVIRGNSVVTVEALEPVSRGQ, encoded by the exons ATGAGCAGATCAGGTCAGCCGCCAGATCTCAAGAA GTACATGGACAAGCAACTACAGA TCAAGCTGAATGCGAATCGAACAGTGGTGGGAACACTTAGGGGGTTTGATCAGTTCATGAACCTGGTGATTGACAACACAGTGGAAATTAATGGTGATGACAAACATGATATTGGCATGGTG GTCATAAGAGGGAATAGTGTGGTCACTGTTGAAGCACTCGAGCCGGTCAGCAGAGGCCAATGA
- the LOC110867955 gene encoding uncharacterized protein LOC110867955, giving the protein MSVPSPADTTSRPVGGTEYSWCKAVPGGTGVSILAFLFSKQPDISHLQSCIHKLQNSHPILRSKLRFDPATSGYSFVTPVDSSPPQIQPSDHTQSFELTIEHEMNTNPWANTNKQVNETNVMFVNVYNLPEQQWAVVLRLHTAACDRAAAAFLFRELLGLLGGGGDKEIVKEDGVGLAIEDCVPAGKASKPFWARGADMIGYSVNSFRFSNLEFKENGVPNSTQLVRMKIGVEDTEKILSACKAKDIKLFVLLAAAGIVAARASKNLPNDKTEKYSLTTLMDCRSLLEPVLSDHHIGFYHSALLNNHDVKGGEDLWELAQKIYASLTTAKDSNKHFTDMADLNLLMCKVVDNPGLTPSSSLRTSLISLFDETLVENTNQCHKDIGLLDYVGCASVHGASPSLAIFDTIRDGELDCACVYPSPTHSREQMQAFVDHMKQILIASSVPK; this is encoded by the exons ATGTCCGTACCATCCCCGGCCGACACCACCTCCCGCCCCGTCGGCGGCACCGAATACAGCTGGTGCAAAGCCGTTCCGGGCGGCACCGGCGTCAGCATCTTAGCCTTCTTATTCTCCAAACAACCCGACATCTCCCACCTCCAATCCTGCATCCACAAGCTCCAAAACTCCCACCCAATTCTCCGGTCCAAACTCCGGTTCGATCCCGCCACCAGCGGCTACTCCTTCGTCACCCCTGTCGACTCCTCTCCCCCGCAAATCCAACCCTCTGATCACACCCAATCTTTTGAGTTAACCATTGAACATGAGATGAATACAAACCCCTGGGCCAATACGAACAAACAGGTGAATGAAACGAATGTCATGTTTGTGAATGTTTATAATTTGCCGGAGCAGCAATGGGCGGTTGTTCTGAGGCTGCATACGGCGGCTTGTGATCGGGCTGCTGCCGCTTTTTTGTTTAGGGAGTTGTTGGGGTTGCTTGGTGGTGGGGGTGATAAGGAGATTGTGAAAGAAGATGGGGTTGGGTTAGCGATTGAGGATTGTGTACCCGCGGGTAAAGCTAGTAAACCGTTTTGGGCTCGTGGGGCGGATATGATTGGGTATTCGGTTAATTCGTTTAGGTTTTCGAATTTGGAGTTTAAGGAAAATGGGGTCCCTAATTCGACTCAGTTGGTGAGGATGAAGATCGGTGTTGAGGATACCGAAAAGATTCTCTCG GCCTGCAAAGCAAAAGATATCAAACTATTTGTGCTCTTAGCAGCCGCTGGCATTGTTGCTGCTCGTGCTTCTAAAAACCTTCCcaatgataaaactgaaaaatatTCGCTTACGACTCTCATGGACTGTCGTTCGCTTCTTGAGCCAGTTCTTAGTGATCATCATATTG GATTTTACCATTCTGCTCTCCTAAACAACCATGATGTAAAAGGAGGTGAAGATCTATGGGAACTAGCCCAAAAAATCTATGCATCCTTAACTACCGCGAAAGACAGCAATAAACATTTTACTGACATGGCCGACTTAAACTTATTAATGTGCAAAGTCGTCGACAACCCTGGATTAACCCCCTCTTCTTCATTGAGAACTTCACTCATTTCTCTATTTGATGAAACCTTAGTCGAGAATACGAATCAGTGTCATAAAGATATTGGTTTATTGGACTATGTTGGTTGTGCTTCGGTCCATGGTGCGAGTCCTTCACTTGCGATCTTTGATACTATACGCGATGGTGAGCTAGATTGTGCTTGTGTGTATCCATCCCCAACACATTCAAGGGAACAAATGCAAGCTTTTGTGGATCATATGAAGCAAATTCTTATTGCTTCTAGTGTACCTAAATGA
- the LOC110867938 gene encoding F-box/kelch-repeat protein At1g57790, with product MAGRKRRRLKLLTASYKDDTRISKQGDAEQNEQEAWSFLPVELLEFIISQLTLKDNIRTSAVCKTWFSVALSVRVVNKPPWLMYFPKLGNRFEFYDPSKRKTYSLELPELHGCRICYNKDGWLLLYKPRTQRVLFFNPFTREMIKLPRFEMTYQIVAFSSSPKSPNCIVFTVKHVSPTVVAISTCYPGATVWTTVNYHNRLPFVSSIWNKLVFCHGLFYCLSLTGWLGVYDPLELTWSIRVVPPPRCPDNFFVKNWWKGKFMAEHKGDIFVIYTCYSENPIIYKLDQVNKEWVEMKTLEGVTLFASFLSSHARTDLLGMMRNSVYFSKVRFYGKRCISYSLDHRRYYPRKQCHDWGEQDPFESIWVEPPEDVSTFSWED from the exons ATGGCCGGACGGAAGAGACGGAGACTCAAATT GTTAACGGCAAGTTATAAAGACGATACAAGAATTTCAAAACAGGGAGATGCAGAGCAGAACGAACAAGAAGCATGGTCATTCCTTCCGGTTGAACTCCTTGAATTTATAATTTCACAGTTAACATTGAAAGACAATATTCGAACGTCAGCAGTTTGCAAAACATGGTTTTCGGTTGCTTTGTCGGTCAGAGTGGTCAACAAGCCACCATGGCTTATGTACTTCCCAAAACTCGGTAACCGTTTCGAGTTTTATGACCCGTCAAAACGTAAAACATACTCTTTGGAATTACCCGAGTTACACGGCTGCAGAATTTGTTACAATAAAGACGGTTGGTTATTGCTATACAAGCCAAGAACACAACGGGTCCTATTTTTCAACCCGTTTACACGAGAAATGATTAAATTACCACGATTTGAAATGACTTACCAAATAGTCGCGTTTTCAAGTTCCCCTAAATCTCCCAACTGTATAGTTTTTACAGTTAAACATGTTAGTCCAACTGTCGTTGCTATTAGCACGTGTTATCCCGGAGCAACAGTTTGGACTACGGTTAATTACCATAACCGATTGCCGTTCGTAAGCAGTATATGGAATAAGCTTGTGTTCTGTCACGGGCTTTTCTATTGTTTAAGTTTAACGGGCTGGCTTGGAGTTTATGACCCGCTTGAGCTCACTTGGAGTATCCGTGTTGTACCTCCGCCCCGTTGTCCCGATAATTTCTTCGTTAAAAATTGGTGGAAGGGGAAGTTTATGGCGGAGCATAAAGGAGATATTTTTGTTATCTACACTTGTTATAGTGAAAACCCGATTATTTATAAACTCGATCAGGTGAATAAAGAATGGGTTGAAATGAAAACACTTGAAGGCGTGACGTTATTCGCTAGCTTTTTGTCGTCACATGCAAGAACCGATCTTTTGGGGATGATGAGGAATAGCGTTTATTTTTCTAAAGTTCGGTTTTATGGAAAAAGGTGTATTTCATACTCTTTAGATCACCGTAGATACTACCCACGAAAGCAGTGTCATGATTGGGGCGAACAAGATCCGTTTGAGAGCATATGGGTCGAACCGCCCGAAGATGTCTCAACATTTAGCTGGGAAGATTAA
- the LOC110867965 gene encoding uncharacterized protein LOC110867965 — MSRPVGGTEHSWCRAVPGGTGVTVSAILLSKPPNLPHLQSLIHQLQSHHPILRSKLHFNPTTNTYSFSDFTPPTLQIHTSDHTHSFYQTLEQEMNTNPWNNQEITETDVMFASLYNLPNEQWAVVLRLHTAVCDRVAATGLMRELVGLMGGGEMGVAKEEGLGVAIEDCVPAGKANKPFWARGADMIGYSVNAFRFSNLEFAETGLPDSTRFVRLKIGVDETDKIVNGCKAKGVKLFGALAAAGFIAARASKSLPDEKWEKYSLATLIDCRSELDPVLSDHHVGFYHSAILNSHDIKGGEDLWDLAQKIYTSLTTAKSKNKHFTDMADLNFLMCKAIENPGLTPSSSLRTSLISVFEEPVTENANQIHQEIGLLDYVGCASVHGVSPSLAIFDSIRDGELDCACVYPSPTHSREQMQDLVDHMKKILVECSVPQ; from the exons ATGTCCCGCCCCGTCGGCGGCACCGAACACAGCTGGTGCAGAGCCGTCCCCGGCGGCACCGGCGTCACCGTCTCCGCCATACTCCTCTCCAAACCACCCAATCTCCCCCACCTCCAATCCCTCATCCACCAACTCCAATCTCACCACCCTATTCTCAGATCAAAACTCCATTTCAACCCCACCACCAACACCTACTCTTTCTCCGATTTCACCCCACCCACCCTCCAAATCCACACCTCCGATCACACCCACTCATTCTACCAAACCCTCGAACAAGAAATGAACACAAACCCATGGAACAATCAAGAAATAACAGAAACTGACGTAATGTTTGCGAGTCTGTACAATCTACCGAACGAGCAGTGGGCGGTGGTTCTGCGGCTGCACACGGCGGTGTGTGACCGGGTGGCGGCGACGGGGTTGATGAGGGAGTTGGTGGGGTTAATGGGTGGTGGTGAAATGGGGGTTGCGAAGGAAGAGGGGTTAGGGGTAGCGATTGAGGATTGTGTACCTGCGGGTAAAGCTAATAAACCGTTTTGGGCTCGTGGGGCGGATATGATTGGGTATTCGGTTAATGCGTTTCGGTTTTCTAATTTGGAGTTCGCGGAAACGGGGTTGCCCGATTCGACTCGGTTTGTGAGGTTGAAGATTGGGGTGGATGAGACTGATAAGATTGTTAAT GGATGtaaagcaaaaggggttaaattgtTTGGGGCGTTGGCTGCTGCGGGATTTATTGCTGCTCGGGCTTCGAAAAGTTTGCCGGATGAGAAATGGGAAAAGTATTCGCTTGCGACTCTTATTGATTGTCGTTCGGAGCTTGATCCTGTTCTTAGTGATCATCATGTTG GATTTTACCATTCTGCCATCTTAAATTCGCATGACATAAAGGGAGGGGAAGATTTATGGgatctagcacaaaaaatctacACATCCTTAACAACCGCAAAAAGCAAGAACAAACATTTTACAGACATGGCGGACTTAAACTTTTTAATGTGCAAAGCCATTGAAAACCCAGGTTTAACCCCTTCTTCTTCACTGAGAACTTCACTCATCTCTGTGTTTGAAGAACCTGTAACCGAAAACGCCAATCAAATCCACCAAGAGATTGGTTTGTTGGATTACGTTGGTTGTGCTTCGGTTCATGGTGTGAGTCCTTCACTAGCAATCTTTGATTCGATTCGTGATGGCGAGCTGGATTGTGCTTGTGTGTATCCATCTCCAACTCATTCAAGGGAACAAATGCAAGATTTGGTGGATCATATGAAGAAAATTCTTGTTGAATGTAGTGTACCTCAATGA